The following coding sequences are from one Terriglobia bacterium window:
- the gnd gene encoding decarboxylating 6-phosphogluconate dehydrogenase, whose protein sequence is MQLGMVGLGRMGANMVRRLLRGGHQCVVSDLNPQNVAALANEGAIGSASLDDFVAKLTKPRAAWIMVPAGDPTEQTVNALAQKFEAGDTIIDGGNSYFKDDVRRSQQLKDRGIHYIDVGTSGGVWGLDRGYCMMIGGPNEAFDRLDPIFRTLAPGIGDIPRTPGREKLGGTSELGYIYCGPSGAGHFVKMVHNGIEYGLMQAYAEGFDIFRNASSDQLNKDYRYDLNLPDIAEVWRRGSVVSSWLLDLTAMALAENPTLSEYEGFVQDSGEGRWTIMAAIDEAVPADVLSVALYTRFRSRQEHTFAEKMLSAMRQKFGGHVESPKK, encoded by the coding sequence ATGCAACTAGGAATGGTCGGTCTGGGCCGCATGGGCGCCAACATGGTGCGACGGCTGCTTCGCGGCGGCCACCAGTGCGTGGTCTCTGATCTCAACCCGCAGAACGTCGCCGCGCTGGCGAACGAAGGCGCCATCGGCTCGGCGTCGCTCGACGATTTCGTCGCCAAGCTGACCAAGCCGCGCGCGGCATGGATCATGGTTCCCGCGGGCGACCCCACCGAACAAACCGTCAACGCGCTGGCCCAGAAGTTTGAAGCCGGAGACACAATCATTGACGGCGGCAATTCTTATTTCAAAGACGACGTGCGGCGCTCGCAGCAACTGAAAGACCGCGGCATTCACTACATTGACGTGGGCACCAGCGGCGGCGTTTGGGGACTGGACCGCGGCTACTGCATGATGATCGGCGGACCCAATGAGGCGTTTGACCGCCTTGATCCCATCTTCCGAACGCTGGCCCCAGGCATCGGAGACATTCCCCGCACGCCCGGACGCGAGAAGCTGGGCGGCACGTCCGAGCTGGGCTACATCTATTGCGGACCGTCCGGCGCCGGCCACTTTGTGAAGATGGTGCACAACGGAATCGAATACGGCCTGATGCAGGCGTACGCCGAGGGCTTTGACATCTTCCGCAATGCCAGTTCGGACCAGCTCAACAAAGATTATCGCTACGACTTGAATCTGCCGGACATCGCGGAAGTATGGCGGCGAGGCAGTGTGGTGTCGTCATGGCTGCTGGACCTGACAGCGATGGCGCTGGCGGAGAATCCCACACTTTCCGAATACGAAGGCTTTGTGCAGGATTCCGGCGAAGGCCGCTGGACCATCATGGCCGCAATAGATGAAGCCGTGCCGGCCGACGTGCTTTCAGTAGCGCTATATACGCGCTTTCGATCGCGCCAGGAGCACACCTTCGCGGAGAAAATGCTCAGCGCCATGCGCCAGAAGTTTGGCGGCCACGTGGAATCGCCAAAAAAATGA